A single genomic interval of Hyphomicrobium methylovorum harbors:
- a CDS encoding DUF3419 family protein has product MDATARLMTPDSADLLSEAVHRNRALSSTGVLERVFTFAFRSLVYPQIWEDPRADMEALELDSQSRIVTIASGGCNVMSYLTANPARIYAVDLNRTHIALLNLKLAAARHLPTHLAFFRFFGAADDRRNVYLYRDLIAPHLDASSRAYWEGRDATGRQRISRFARNFYRHGLLGRFISTGHILARVLGVNPKRLLEAKSLSEQREIFDREFAPAFERPLLRWLTANRASLFGLGIPPAQYEALSEHGAQPMASVLKARTERLATAFDLKDNYFAWQAFGRRYAAEGQGPCPPYLEKANFLAIKTRTGCVSAIHDNFIHFLENEPASSLDRYVLLDAQDWMDDKTLTKLWREITRTARPGARVIFRTAGEKTILPGRVPAALLDRWRYDEARSAEIHAKDRSAIYGGFHLYIKTA; this is encoded by the coding sequence ATGGATGCCACGGCACGACTGATGACACCCGACAGTGCGGACCTCCTGAGCGAGGCCGTACATCGCAACAGGGCGCTCAGCAGCACCGGTGTTCTCGAACGCGTTTTCACGTTCGCGTTCCGCTCGCTTGTCTATCCGCAAATCTGGGAAGATCCCCGCGCCGACATGGAAGCGCTGGAACTCGACTCGCAAAGCCGCATCGTCACGATCGCCTCCGGCGGCTGCAACGTGATGAGCTACCTCACGGCAAATCCAGCGCGCATCTACGCGGTTGATCTCAACCGGACTCACATTGCCCTTCTAAACTTGAAGCTGGCAGCGGCACGCCACCTTCCAACCCACTTGGCGTTCTTCCGCTTCTTCGGCGCTGCTGACGATCGCCGCAACGTCTACCTCTATCGCGATCTCATCGCCCCTCACCTCGATGCGTCGAGCCGCGCTTATTGGGAAGGCCGCGACGCAACCGGCCGCCAACGGATTTCGCGCTTCGCTCGCAATTTCTATCGCCACGGACTTCTCGGCCGCTTCATCTCGACAGGACACATCCTTGCACGCGTGCTGGGCGTAAACCCAAAGCGCTTGCTGGAAGCAAAATCGCTGAGCGAGCAGCGCGAGATCTTCGATCGCGAGTTCGCGCCAGCCTTCGAGCGCCCGCTCCTGCGATGGCTGACGGCAAATCGAGCATCGCTGTTCGGGCTCGGAATTCCTCCGGCGCAATATGAGGCCCTGTCCGAACACGGCGCTCAGCCGATGGCCTCCGTTCTGAAAGCGCGCACGGAGCGGCTCGCAACCGCATTCGATCTGAAGGACAACTACTTCGCCTGGCAGGCATTCGGCCGCCGCTACGCAGCCGAAGGCCAAGGCCCGTGCCCGCCCTACCTCGAAAAAGCAAACTTCCTCGCGATCAAGACGCGCACCGGATGCGTCAGCGCGATCCACGACAACTTCATTCACTTCCTTGAGAACGAGCCCGCATCCAGCCTTGACCGATACGTTCTGCTCGACGCCCAGGATTGGATGGACGACAAAACCCTCACCAAGCTCTGGCGCGAAATCACGCGCACGGCACGCCCTGGCGCCCGTGTCATCTTCCGCACAGCCGGCGAAAAAACCATTCTGCCCGGCCGTGTTCCTGCGGCACTGCTCGACCGTTGGCGCTATGACGAAGCGCGCTCCGCGGAAATTCACGCAAAGGATCGCTCCGCCA
- a CDS encoding metallophosphoesterase, with amino-acid sequence MSASTATGEFNYRAVFISDVHLGMRSSQTAALLDFLKDVECEVLYLVGDIVDFWKVRRGPHWPQSHNDVLQKLLRKARKGTRIIFIPGNHDDGLREYTGMHFGGVELHRDAIHESADGKKYLVLHGDEFDVVVRYARWLAFLGDRSYDAALALNVPLNFARRIFGLGHWSLSAFLKRKVKTAVSYIGEFEEALASEARRRGASGLICGHIHHANDRMIAGIHYLNCGDWVESCTAIAERFDGTFEIIDWKSVMQKRAQRGTRRGGLVEAA; translated from the coding sequence GTGAGCGCATCCACCGCCACGGGCGAGTTCAATTATCGCGCCGTATTCATTTCCGATGTCCATTTGGGCATGCGCAGTTCCCAAACTGCAGCCCTGCTCGACTTTCTGAAAGACGTCGAATGCGAGGTTCTCTATCTCGTCGGCGACATCGTCGATTTCTGGAAGGTGCGCCGCGGCCCGCATTGGCCGCAGAGCCACAACGACGTTCTTCAGAAACTTCTGCGCAAAGCCCGCAAAGGCACGCGCATCATCTTCATTCCCGGCAATCACGACGACGGATTGCGCGAATATACCGGCATGCATTTCGGCGGCGTTGAATTGCATCGCGACGCGATCCACGAAAGCGCGGACGGCAAAAAATACCTCGTTCTGCATGGCGATGAATTCGACGTCGTCGTTCGTTACGCACGCTGGCTCGCCTTCCTGGGAGACCGCTCCTACGACGCGGCGCTCGCGCTCAACGTTCCGCTGAATTTCGCACGCCGCATATTCGGGCTGGGCCACTGGTCATTGTCGGCATTCTTGAAGCGGAAAGTTAAAACCGCTGTCAGCTACATCGGCGAATTTGAAGAAGCGCTCGCAAGCGAAGCGCGCAGGCGCGGCGCCTCCGGTCTCATCTGCGGTCACATCCACCACGCCAACGATCGGATGATCGCCGGTATCCATTACCTGAATTGCGGCGACTGGGTCGAAAGCTGCACCGCGATCGCCGAGCGCTTCGACGGCACATTCGAAATCATCGACTGGAAAAGCGTCATGCAGAAGCGGGCCCAGCGCGGAACCCGGCGCGGAGGCCTGGTTGAAGCGGCTTGA
- a CDS encoding CCA tRNA nucleotidyltransferase, which produces MTEPHAQHIRIRGDWLNAEPLRRVFAALTAGKAETRVIGGAVRDALYGRPVREVDLATTAIPDEVIRLARAAGLGTHPTGLAHGTVTLVSNGHTFEVTTLRRDVETDGRHAVVAFTTSWSEDADRRDFTINALSCSENGTLFDTVGGVDDIRHRRVRFIGDAKTRIREDYLRILRFFRFSAGYSEGQLDPTGLAAVTALKDGLSGLAAERIRSELMKLLTARHAPEVVAAMNEAGILPLLVRTNIAPQRLTRLASIETALGRRADPITRLAALAVSTPEDAAILGRDLRLSNAETDALEVIAIAVPEIDPAAPDATARAQLYKLGPEAFSRAVIAAWARSEASVTDNAWRRRALLADRWKAPQMPFSGADVLALGTAPGPAVGRILDAFERWWMAADFPQCKTTLRAKLAALTAEQLG; this is translated from the coding sequence ATGACGGAACCGCACGCGCAACATATCCGCATCCGCGGAGACTGGCTGAACGCGGAACCGCTTCGCCGTGTATTCGCCGCGCTTACGGCTGGAAAGGCCGAAACGCGCGTCATCGGCGGTGCCGTACGCGACGCGCTCTACGGTCGGCCTGTCCGCGAGGTCGACCTGGCAACAACCGCCATACCCGACGAAGTGATCCGCCTTGCACGAGCGGCCGGACTGGGCACGCATCCAACCGGCCTCGCGCACGGCACCGTCACGCTCGTCTCGAATGGCCACACGTTTGAAGTCACGACACTGCGCCGGGACGTTGAAACGGACGGCCGCCACGCCGTCGTCGCCTTCACGACATCGTGGAGCGAAGACGCAGACCGGCGCGATTTCACGATCAACGCGCTCTCCTGCTCCGAGAACGGCACGCTATTCGACACCGTCGGCGGCGTCGACGACATTCGTCACCGCCGCGTGCGTTTCATTGGCGACGCCAAAACGCGCATTCGCGAAGATTATCTCCGCATCCTCCGCTTCTTTCGCTTCAGCGCTGGCTACAGCGAGGGACAGCTCGATCCCACAGGACTTGCCGCTGTTACGGCTTTGAAGGACGGCCTTTCCGGACTCGCCGCTGAGCGCATCCGCAGTGAATTGATGAAATTGCTCACGGCGCGGCACGCTCCGGAAGTCGTCGCCGCAATGAACGAGGCGGGCATCCTCCCGCTCCTTGTGCGAACCAACATCGCTCCGCAACGGCTGACCCGACTAGCCAGCATCGAAACGGCCCTTGGCCGCCGCGCCGATCCGATCACTCGCCTAGCCGCACTTGCTGTTTCCACCCCCGAGGATGCCGCAATCCTTGGCCGTGACTTGCGCCTTTCGAACGCCGAAACCGACGCCCTGGAAGTCATCGCAATCGCCGTGCCGGAAATCGATCCGGCAGCGCCAGACGCCACCGCACGCGCCCAACTGTACAAGCTTGGACCGGAAGCCTTTTCCCGCGCCGTAATTGCCGCCTGGGCGCGTTCCGAAGCCTCGGTGACGGATAACGCATGGCGACGCCGCGCCCTTCTGGCGGACCGCTGGAAGGCACCACAGATGCCGTTCTCCGGCGCCGACGTTCTCGCCCTCGGCACAGCACCCGGCCCCGCCGTCGGACGCATCCTCGATGCCTTCGAACGATGGTGGATGGCCGCCGATTTTCCGCAATGCAAAACGACGTTGCGTGCAAAGCTCGCTGCGTTGACTGCGGAGCAACTTGGTTAA
- a CDS encoding DUF6111 family protein — protein MSRIVIENIFFFMLPTVAYIAWVAFKDDEWAGIGAVLRRAPLLRLFVAGAALMLATLVTFSSRSHNNPQDVYVPPSVQDGKLTPGHTIHEPPAKAQDN, from the coding sequence ATGAGCCGCATCGTTATCGAGAATATTTTCTTCTTCATGCTCCCAACGGTCGCTTACATCGCCTGGGTCGCATTCAAGGACGATGAATGGGCGGGCATTGGCGCCGTGTTGCGCCGGGCCCCGCTGCTGCGCCTGTTCGTTGCCGGTGCCGCGCTGATGCTGGCAACGCTGGTCACTTTCTCATCGCGCTCGCACAACAACCCGCAGGACGTTTACGTGCCCCCGTCGGTTCAAGACGGAAAGCTTACGCCCGGTCACACCATCCATGAGCCGCCAGCCAAGGCGCAAGACAACTGA
- a CDS encoding CoA pyrophosphatase yields the protein MSPLSASNVAIELDAANFARLARSRLLNIPPDLHDAQGPGDDDLNPGANRYAATPRHAAVLVPVVARDPLTVILTERTAHLSAHAGQIAFPGGKVETFDETPFAAAAREAREEVALGSEFLDLLGYLPAYRTGTGYIVTPAVALVRPGFTLEAEPTEVARVFEVPLAFLMNEANHRIESRLWSSGERRFYAMPYGEHYIWGATAGIIRSLYRRLVSA from the coding sequence ATGAGCCCACTTTCTGCCTCCAATGTGGCCATCGAGCTTGATGCCGCCAACTTTGCGCGGCTTGCCCGGTCGCGATTGCTGAATATCCCGCCAGATCTCCACGACGCCCAAGGCCCGGGCGACGACGATCTTAACCCCGGCGCGAACAGGTACGCGGCCACCCCGCGCCATGCCGCCGTCCTGGTCCCCGTCGTGGCTCGCGATCCCTTGACCGTCATTCTGACAGAGCGGACGGCGCATCTCTCCGCCCACGCGGGACAGATCGCCTTTCCGGGCGGCAAGGTCGAAACCTTCGACGAAACACCCTTCGCCGCGGCGGCCCGCGAGGCGAGAGAGGAAGTCGCCCTTGGTTCGGAGTTTCTCGACCTGCTGGGGTACCTCCCGGCCTACCGCACCGGCACCGGCTACATCGTCACCCCGGCCGTGGCGCTCGTCCGCCCCGGCTTTACCCTTGAGGCGGAGCCCACCGAAGTCGCTCGCGTGTTCGAGGTGCCGCTCGCATTTTTGATGAACGAAGCCAACCATAGGATCGAAAGCAGATTGTGGAGCAGCGGTGAACGACGCTTCTATGCGATGCCCTACGGCGAACACTATATATGGGGAGCGACTGCGGGGATCATCCGCTCGCTCTATCGGAGACTGGTCAGCGCATGA
- a CDS encoding alkene reductase, which yields MTSLFDPLKAGAFTLKNRIVLAPLTRCRSSEGRVPNDLMREYYSQRASAGLMLTEATSISPMGVGYPDTPGIWSDEQVAGWKRITDAVHAKGGTILLQLWHVGRISDPIYLDGALPFAPSAIAPKGHISLVRPKREFVVPRALEIDELPGIIAEYRRGAENAKRAGFDGVEVHGANGYLLDQFLQDSTNKRTDAYGGPIENRARLMLEAVDAAIAVWGADRVGLHLAPRGDTHDMGDNDPLATFGYVAEQVGRRGLAFICTREKQGPGSITADLKKRFGGVTIANEKFTKETAEAVLASGDADAVAFGQLFIANPDLPKRFKIGAELNAPDPTTFYAQGPEGYTDYPMLSGRETEHA from the coding sequence CCCGATGCCGTTCAAGCGAAGGCCGCGTCCCAAACGATTTGATGCGCGAGTATTATAGTCAGCGCGCCTCCGCCGGATTGATGCTGACAGAAGCGACCTCCATTTCGCCGATGGGTGTCGGCTATCCCGATACGCCGGGCATCTGGTCGGATGAGCAGGTCGCGGGCTGGAAGCGCATCACCGATGCAGTACACGCCAAGGGCGGCACGATCCTGCTGCAGCTTTGGCATGTCGGCCGCATCTCTGATCCGATTTATCTCGACGGCGCGCTACCGTTTGCGCCAAGCGCAATCGCACCGAAAGGACACATCAGCCTCGTGCGCCCAAAGCGCGAGTTTGTCGTTCCGCGCGCACTTGAGATCGACGAACTCCCAGGCATCATCGCGGAGTATCGGCGCGGCGCAGAGAACGCCAAACGCGCAGGTTTTGACGGCGTCGAAGTCCACGGCGCCAATGGCTACCTGCTCGATCAATTCCTTCAGGACAGCACCAACAAACGCACCGACGCTTACGGTGGACCGATCGAAAATCGCGCGCGACTGATGCTTGAAGCCGTTGACGCTGCAATCGCGGTCTGGGGCGCGGATCGCGTCGGGCTCCATCTCGCGCCGCGCGGCGACACTCACGACATGGGCGACAACGATCCGCTCGCGACGTTCGGATACGTTGCCGAGCAGGTTGGCCGCCGCGGTCTCGCTTTCATCTGCACGCGAGAGAAACAGGGCCCAGGATCAATCACCGCTGATCTGAAGAAGCGCTTCGGCGGCGTCACGATCGCCAACGAAAAGTTCACGAAGGAGACTGCGGAAGCCGTCCTTGCATCGGGCGATGCGGACGCCGTTGCCTTTGGTCAGCTCTTCATTGCCAACCCGGATCTGCCCAAGCGTTTCAAGATCGGTGCCGAGTTGAATGCGCCGGACCCCACGACATTCTACGCTCAGGGGCCGGAAGGCTATACCGATTATCCGATGCTCTCCGGCCGGGAAACCGAACACGCTTGA